A window from Bufo bufo chromosome 1, aBufBuf1.1, whole genome shotgun sequence encodes these proteins:
- the CCDC136 gene encoding coiled-coil domain-containing protein 136 isoform X1 — protein sequence MEDVDGQSSARAPQMTGSSPGSGSSGRWLPQPLTRRNHSYPRELLNGEYSEDEEPPDLESESGDVPSGSESGPSSMLLESQDLRTQIIQLLTELEETRDLALKHEDSFLEMQGILEEERLASAQQAEIFTKQIQRLQAQLRSVQEEVDSLEQEKECELLEVSQELRCAQEEIMSLRQAAEEAAAERESDIASLQEEMCRLRAELQELQETRQEYEMEITTLRAEISMKCCSSHAGQEPATLQGELQFLRDQCQHLQMERSILQESNSQLKSHLLLLGEERVGNTSHGDGTEESNQDHGEESDSLTENKIPQYDAENIMAQSEDIEPKRELKVTREEDRSRLHVQLQSAEEKVQKAQSECACLLSEIEELQQRHLLSQEEQEKLQEELRLCREEIHRLKESGLQAALWNPLLLLAGAVALVLLCPNLRRGPD from the exons ATGGAGGATGTGGACGGTCAGAGCTCGGCCAGAGCCCCGCAGATGACAG GATCCAGCCCAGGATCCGGTTCCTCCGGCCGCTGGCTTCCGCAGCCTCTTACCAGGAGGAATCATTCCTACCCCAGAGAGTTGCTGAATGGTGAGT ATTCAGAAGATGAAGAGCCACCAGACCTCgagtcagagtctggagacgttcCAAGTGGTTCAGAAAGCGGCCCCAGTAGCATGCTGTTAGAAAGCCAAGATTTAAGAACACAGATCATACAGCTGCTTACAGAGCTGGAAGAAACGCGGGATCTGGCACTAAAACATGAAGACAGCTTTTTGGAGATGCAAG GTATCTTGGAGGAAGAACGACTGGCAAGTGCTCAACAAGCTGAGATTTTTACCAAGCAAATTCAGAGGCTGCAAG CTCAGCTCCGGTCCGTGCAGGAAGAAGTGGACAGCTTGGAGCAGGAGAAGGAGTGCGAGCTGCTGGAGGTGTCCCAAGAGTTACGATGCgcccaggaggagatcatgtctcTGCGGCAGGCTGCAGAAGAAGCAGCGGCCGAGAGGGAGAGCGACATTGCCTCCTTGCAGGAGGAGATGTGCAGGCTACGAGCAGAGCTGCAGGAACTGCAGGAGACAAGACAGGAGTATGAAATGGAGATAACCACTCTTAGAGCAGAGATCAGCATGAAATGCTGTAGCAGCCATGCAGGTCAGGAGCCTGCAACCCTGCAGG GAGAGCTGCAGTTCCTGCGAGACCAGTGTCAGCACCTCCAGATGGAACGTAGTATTCTGCAAGAGAGTAACAGTCAGCTGAAAAGTCATCTCCTGCTCCTGGGCGAAGAAAG GGTGGGTAACACCAGTCATGGGGATGGCACAGAAGAGTCGAATCAAGACCATGGAGAAGAGAGTGATAGCCTGACTGAGAATAAGATCCCACAGTATGACGCTGAAAACATCATGGCTCAGAGTGAAGATATTGAGCCGAAGAGAGAACTTAAAGTGACCCGTGAGGAGGACAGGAGCAGACTGCATGTCCAGCTTCAGAGTGCAGAAGAGAAGGTGCAGAAAGCCCAGAGTGAG TGCGCCTGTCTCCTCTCTGAGATTGAGGAACTGCAACAACGTCACCTTCTCagccaggaggagcaggagaagttaCAGGAGGAGCTGAGGTTGTGTAGAGAGGAAATCCATAGGCTGAAGGAGAGTGGTTTACAG
- the CCDC136 gene encoding coiled-coil domain-containing protein 136 isoform X2, whose amino-acid sequence MEDVDGQSSARAPQMTGSSPGSGSSGRWLPQPLTRRNHSYPRELLNDSEDEEPPDLESESGDVPSGSESGPSSMLLESQDLRTQIIQLLTELEETRDLALKHEDSFLEMQGILEEERLASAQQAEIFTKQIQRLQAQLRSVQEEVDSLEQEKECELLEVSQELRCAQEEIMSLRQAAEEAAAERESDIASLQEEMCRLRAELQELQETRQEYEMEITTLRAEISMKCCSSHAGQEPATLQGELQFLRDQCQHLQMERSILQESNSQLKSHLLLLGEERVGNTSHGDGTEESNQDHGEESDSLTENKIPQYDAENIMAQSEDIEPKRELKVTREEDRSRLHVQLQSAEEKVQKAQSECACLLSEIEELQQRHLLSQEEQEKLQEELRLCREEIHRLKESGLQAALWNPLLLLAGAVALVLLCPNLRRGPD is encoded by the exons ATGGAGGATGTGGACGGTCAGAGCTCGGCCAGAGCCCCGCAGATGACAG GATCCAGCCCAGGATCCGGTTCCTCCGGCCGCTGGCTTCCGCAGCCTCTTACCAGGAGGAATCATTCCTACCCCAGAGAGTTGCTGAATG ATTCAGAAGATGAAGAGCCACCAGACCTCgagtcagagtctggagacgttcCAAGTGGTTCAGAAAGCGGCCCCAGTAGCATGCTGTTAGAAAGCCAAGATTTAAGAACACAGATCATACAGCTGCTTACAGAGCTGGAAGAAACGCGGGATCTGGCACTAAAACATGAAGACAGCTTTTTGGAGATGCAAG GTATCTTGGAGGAAGAACGACTGGCAAGTGCTCAACAAGCTGAGATTTTTACCAAGCAAATTCAGAGGCTGCAAG CTCAGCTCCGGTCCGTGCAGGAAGAAGTGGACAGCTTGGAGCAGGAGAAGGAGTGCGAGCTGCTGGAGGTGTCCCAAGAGTTACGATGCgcccaggaggagatcatgtctcTGCGGCAGGCTGCAGAAGAAGCAGCGGCCGAGAGGGAGAGCGACATTGCCTCCTTGCAGGAGGAGATGTGCAGGCTACGAGCAGAGCTGCAGGAACTGCAGGAGACAAGACAGGAGTATGAAATGGAGATAACCACTCTTAGAGCAGAGATCAGCATGAAATGCTGTAGCAGCCATGCAGGTCAGGAGCCTGCAACCCTGCAGG GAGAGCTGCAGTTCCTGCGAGACCAGTGTCAGCACCTCCAGATGGAACGTAGTATTCTGCAAGAGAGTAACAGTCAGCTGAAAAGTCATCTCCTGCTCCTGGGCGAAGAAAG GGTGGGTAACACCAGTCATGGGGATGGCACAGAAGAGTCGAATCAAGACCATGGAGAAGAGAGTGATAGCCTGACTGAGAATAAGATCCCACAGTATGACGCTGAAAACATCATGGCTCAGAGTGAAGATATTGAGCCGAAGAGAGAACTTAAAGTGACCCGTGAGGAGGACAGGAGCAGACTGCATGTCCAGCTTCAGAGTGCAGAAGAGAAGGTGCAGAAAGCCCAGAGTGAG TGCGCCTGTCTCCTCTCTGAGATTGAGGAACTGCAACAACGTCACCTTCTCagccaggaggagcaggagaagttaCAGGAGGAGCTGAGGTTGTGTAGAGAGGAAATCCATAGGCTGAAGGAGAGTGGTTTACAG